The following are encoded together in the Meriones unguiculatus strain TT.TT164.6M chromosome 16, Bangor_MerUng_6.1, whole genome shotgun sequence genome:
- the LOC132646065 gene encoding keratin-associated protein 10-2-like isoform X7, with protein MAASTMSVCSEACTNSSWQVDDCPESCCEPCSVPSCCAPAPCLTLVCTPVSCVSSPCCQSSCCTPSCCQQSSCQPACCTCSPCQQSCCVTLCCKPVCCTPICSGSSSCCQQSSCQSSCCQPSCCQPSCCVPVCCKPVCCTPICSGSSSCCQQSSCQPSCCQSSCCQPSCCVPVCCKPVCCTPICSGSSSCCQPSCCAPVCCKPCSSICCRPASCVSLLCRPACSRLACCGLCSGQKSSC; from the exons ATGGCCGCctccaccatgtctgtctgctctGAAGCTTGCACCAACTCCTCCTGGCAGGTGGACGACTGCCCAGAGAGCTGCTGTGAGCCCTGCA GTGTCCCCAGCTGCTGTGCCCCAGCCCCCTGCCTGACCCTCGTCTGCACCCCAGTGAGCTGTGTGTCCAGCCCCTGCTGCCAATCTTCCTGTTGCACACCCTCATGCTGCCAGCAGTCTAGCTGCCAGCCAGCTTGCTGCACCTGCTCCCCCTGCCAGCAGTCCTGCTGTGTGACTCTCTGCTGCAAGCCTGTCTGCTGCACACCCATCTGTTCTGGGTCCTCCTCATGCTGCCAGCAGTCTAGCTGCCAGTCCTCATGCTGCCAGCCCTCATGCTGCCAGCCATCCTGCTGTGTGCCTGTCTGCTGCAAGCCTGTCTGCTGCACACCCATCTGCTCTGGATCTTCCTCATGCTGCCAGCAGTCTAGCTGCCAGCCCTCATGCTGCCAGTCCTCCTGCTGCCAGCCATCCTGCTGTGTGCCTGTCTGCTGCAAGCCTGTCTGCTGCACACCCATCtgctctggctcctcctcctgctgccagcCATCCTGCTGTGCTCCTGTCTGCTGCAAGCCCTGCTCCAGCAT ctgctgccgCCCAGCCTCCTGTGTGTCCCTGCTCTGCCGCCCTGCCTGCTCCCGCCTGGCCTGCTGTGGCCTCTGCTCGGGCCAGAAGTCCAGCTGCTGA
- the LOC132646065 gene encoding keratin-associated protein 10-8-like isoform X3 codes for MAASTMSVCSEACTNSSWQVDDCPESCCEPCSCTPSCCQPSCCVSSCCAPSCCQSSCCQPSCCVSSCCVPSCCAPAPCLTLVCTPVSCVSSPCCQSSCCTPSCCQQSSCQPACCTCSPCQQSCCVTLCCKPVCCTPICSGSSSCCQQSSCHCQPSCCQSSCCQPSCCVPVCCKPVCCTPICSGSSSCCQPSCCAPVCCKPCSSMSLLCRPVCRPACCLPTSSCCASSCQPSCCRPASCVSLLCRPACSRLACCGLCSGQKSSC; via the exons ATGGCCGCctccaccatgtctgtctgctctGAAGCTTGCACCAACTCCTCCTGGCAGGTGGACGACTGCCCAGAGAGCTGCTGTGAGCCCTGCAGCTGTACccccagctgctgccagcccagctgctgtgtCTCCAGCTGCTGTGCCCCCAGCTGCTGCCAGTCCAGCTGCTGTCAGCCCAGCTGCTGTGTCTCCAGCTGCTGTGTCCCCAGCTGCTGTGCCCCAGCCCCCTGCCTGACCCTCGTCTGCACCCCAGTGAGCTGTGTGTCCAGCCCCTGCTGCCAATCTTCCTGTTGCACACCCTCATGCTGCCAGCAGTCTAGCTGCCAGCCAGCTTGCTGCACCTGCTCCCCCTGCCAGCAGTCCTGCTGTGTGACTCTCTGCTGCAAGCCTGTCTGCTGCACACCCATCTGTTCTGGGTCCTCCTCATGCTGCCAGCAGTCTAGCTGCCA CTGCCAGCCCTCATGCTGCCAGTCCTCCTGCTGCCAGCCATCCTGCTGTGTGCCTGTCTGCTGCAAGCCTGTCTGCTGCACACCCATCtgctctggctcctcctcctgctgccagcCATCCTGCTGTGCTCCTGTCTGCTGCAAGCCCTGCTCCAGCATGTCCCTGCTCTGCCGCCCCGTGTGCAgacctgcctgctgcctgcccacctcctcctgctgtgcctcctcctgccagcccagctgctgccgCCCAGCCTCCTGTGTGTCCCTGCTCTGCCGCCCTGCCTGCTCCCGCCTGGCCTGCTGTGGCCTCTGCTCGGGCCAGAAGTCCAGCTGCTGA
- the LOC132646065 gene encoding keratin-associated protein 10-1-like isoform X5, which produces MAASTMSVCSEACTNSSWQVDDCPESCCEPCSCTPSCCQPSCCVSSCCAPTPCLTLVCTPVSCVSSPCCQSSCCTPSCCQQSSCQPACCTCSPCQQSCCPSCCQPSCCVPVCCKPVCCTPICSGSSSCCQQSSCQPSCCQSSCCQPSCCVPVCCKPVCCTPICSGSSSCCQPSCCAPVCCKPCSSMSLLCRPVCRPACCLPTSSCCASSCQPSCCRPASCVSLLCRPACSRLACCGLCSGQKSSC; this is translated from the exons ATGGCCGCctccaccatgtctgtctgctctGAAGCTTGCACCAACTCCTCCTGGCAGGTGGACGACTGCCCAGAGAGCTGCTGTGAGCCCTGCAGCTGTACccccagctgctgccagcccagctgctgtgtCTCCAGCTGCTGTGCCCCCA CCCCCTGCCTGACCCTCGTCTGCACCCCAGTGAGCTGTGTGTCCAGCCCCTGCTGCCAATCTTCCTGTTGCACACCCTCATGCTGCCAGCAGTCTAGCTGCCAGCCAGCTTGCTGCACCTGCTCCCCCTGCCAGCAGTCCTGCTGT CCCTCATGCTGCCAGCCATCCTGCTGTGTGCCTGTCTGCTGCAAGCCTGTCTGCTGCACACCCATCTGCTCTGGATCTTCCTCATGCTGCCAGCAGTCTAGCTGCCAGCCCTCATGCTGCCAGTCCTCCTGCTGCCAGCCATCCTGCTGTGTGCCTGTCTGCTGCAAGCCTGTCTGCTGCACACCCATCtgctctggctcctcctcctgctgccagcCATCCTGCTGTGCTCCTGTCTGCTGCAAGCCCTGCTCCAGCATGTCCCTGCTCTGCCGCCCCGTGTGCAgacctgcctgctgcctgcccacctcctcctgctgtgcctcctcctgccagcccagctgctgccgCCCAGCCTCCTGTGTGTCCCTGCTCTGCCGCCCTGCCTGCTCCCGCCTGGCCTGCTGTGGCCTCTGCTCGGGCCAGAAGTCCAGCTGCTGA
- the LOC110556094 gene encoding keratin-associated protein 10-1-like isoform X2: MAASTMSICSDAHTNSSWQVDDCPESCCEPCCCAPSCCQPSTCLTLVCTPLSCVSSPCCQSVCCTPSCCQQSSCQPACCTCSPCQQSCCVTLCCKPVCCTPICCGSSSCCQQSSCQPSCCQPSCCVPVCCKPVCCTPICSGSSSCCQPSCCAPVCCKPCSSMSLLCRPVCRPACCLPTSSCCASSCQPSCCRPASCVSLLCRPACSRPTC, translated from the exons ATGGCTGCCTCCACCATGTCTATCTGCTCTGATGCTCACACCAACTCCTCCTGGCAGGTGGACGACTGCCCAGAGAGCTGCTGTGAGCCCTGCTGCTGTGCccccagctgctgccagccct CCACCTGCCTGACCCTCGTCTGCACCCCATTGAGCTGTGTGTCCAGCCCCTGCTGCCAGTCTGTCTGCTGCACACCCTCTTGCTGCCAGCAGTCTAGCTGCCAGCCAGCTTGCTGTACCTGCTCCCCCTGCCAGCAGTCCTGCTGTGTGACTCTCTGCTGCAAGCCTGTCTGCTGCACACCCATCTGCTGTGGATCCTCCTCATGCTGCCAGCAGTCTAGCTGCCAGCCCTCATGCTGCCAGCCTTCCTGCTGTGTGCCTGTCTGCTGCAAGCCTGTCTGCTGCACACCCATCtgctctggctcctcctcctgctgccagcCATCCTGCTGTGCTCCTGTCTGCTGCAAGCCCTGCTCCAGCATGTCCCTGCTCTGTCGCCCCGTGTGCAGACCCGCCTGCTGCCTGCCCACCTCCTCCTGCTGTGCCTCCTcctgccagcccagctgctgccgCCCAGCCTCCTGTGTGTCCCTGCTCTGCCGCCCTGCCTGCTCCCGCCCCACTTGCTGA
- the LOC110556094 gene encoding keratin-associated protein 10-8-like isoform X1, whose translation MAASTMSICSDAHTNSSWQVDDCPESCCEPCCCAPSCCQPCCCAPSCCQPSCCQPSCCAPATCLTLVCTPLSCVSSPCCQSVCCTPSCCQQSSCQPACCTCSPCQQSCCVTLCCKPVCCTPICCGSSSCCQQSSCQPSCCQPSCCVPVCCKPVCCTPICSGSSSCCQPSCCAPVCCKPCSSMSLLCRPVCRPACCLPTSSCCASSCQPSCCRPASCVSLLCRPACSRPTC comes from the coding sequence ATGGCTGCCTCCACCATGTCTATCTGCTCTGATGCTCACACCAACTCCTCCTGGCAGGTGGACGACTGCCCAGAGAGCTGCTGTGAGCCCTGCTGCTGTGCccccagctgctgccagccctgctgctgtgcccccagctgctgccagcccagttgctgccagcccagctgctgtgCCCCAGCCACCTGCCTGACCCTCGTCTGCACCCCATTGAGCTGTGTGTCCAGCCCCTGCTGCCAGTCTGTCTGCTGCACACCCTCTTGCTGCCAGCAGTCTAGCTGCCAGCCAGCTTGCTGTACCTGCTCCCCCTGCCAGCAGTCCTGCTGTGTGACTCTCTGCTGCAAGCCTGTCTGCTGCACACCCATCTGCTGTGGATCCTCCTCATGCTGCCAGCAGTCTAGCTGCCAGCCCTCATGCTGCCAGCCTTCCTGCTGTGTGCCTGTCTGCTGCAAGCCTGTCTGCTGCACACCCATCtgctctggctcctcctcctgctgccagcCATCCTGCTGTGCTCCTGTCTGCTGCAAGCCCTGCTCCAGCATGTCCCTGCTCTGTCGCCCCGTGTGCAGACCCGCCTGCTGCCTGCCCACCTCCTCCTGCTGTGCCTCCTcctgccagcccagctgctgccgCCCAGCCTCCTGTGTGTCCCTGCTCTGCCGCCCTGCCTGCTCCCGCCCCACTTGCTGA
- the LOC132646065 gene encoding keratin-associated protein 10-1-like isoform X1 — protein sequence MAASTMSVCSEACTNSSWQVDDCPESCCEPCSCTPSCCHCCVPSCCAPAPCLTLVCTPVSCVSSPCCQSSCCTPSCCQQSSCQPACCTCSPCQQSCCVTLCCKPVCCTPICSGSSSCCQQSSCQSSCCQPSCCQPSCCVPVCCKPVCCTPICSGSSSCCQQSSCQPSCCQSSCCQPSCCVPVCCKPVCCTPICSGSSSCCQPSCCAPVCCKPCSSMSLLCRPVCRPACCLPTSSCCASSCQPSCCRPASCVSLLCRPACSRLACCGLCSGQKSSC from the exons ATGGCCGCctccaccatgtctgtctgctctGAAGCTTGCACCAACTCCTCCTGGCAGGTGGACGACTGCCCAGAGAGCTGCTGTGAGCCCTGCAGCTGTACccccagctgctgcca CTGCTGTGTCCCCAGCTGCTGTGCCCCAGCCCCCTGCCTGACCCTCGTCTGCACCCCAGTGAGCTGTGTGTCCAGCCCCTGCTGCCAATCTTCCTGTTGCACACCCTCATGCTGCCAGCAGTCTAGCTGCCAGCCAGCTTGCTGCACCTGCTCCCCCTGCCAGCAGTCCTGCTGTGTGACTCTCTGCTGCAAGCCTGTCTGCTGCACACCCATCTGTTCTGGGTCCTCCTCATGCTGCCAGCAGTCTAGCTGCCAGTCCTCATGCTGCCAGCCCTCATGCTGCCAGCCATCCTGCTGTGTGCCTGTCTGCTGCAAGCCTGTCTGCTGCACACCCATCTGCTCTGGATCTTCCTCATGCTGCCAGCAGTCTAGCTGCCAGCCCTCATGCTGCCAGTCCTCCTGCTGCCAGCCATCCTGCTGTGTGCCTGTCTGCTGCAAGCCTGTCTGCTGCACACCCATCtgctctggctcctcctcctgctgccagcCATCCTGCTGTGCTCCTGTCTGCTGCAAGCCCTGCTCCAGCATGTCCCTGCTCTGCCGCCCCGTGTGCAgacctgcctgctgcctgcccacctcctcctgctgtgcctcctcctgccagcccagctgctgccgCCCAGCCTCCTGTGTGTCCCTGCTCTGCCGCCCTGCCTGCTCCCGCCTGGCCTGCTGTGGCCTCTGCTCGGGCCAGAAGTCCAGCTGCTGA
- the LOC132646065 gene encoding keratin-associated protein 10-10-like isoform X8: MAASTMSVCSEACTNSSWQVDDCPESCCEPCCCAPAPCLTLVCTPVSCVSSPCCQSSCCTPSCCQQSSCQPACCTCSPCQQSCCPSCCQPSCCVPVCCKPVCCTPICSGSSSCCQQSSCQPSCCQSSCCQPSCCVPVCCKPVCCTPICSGSSSCCQPSCCAPVCCKPCSSMSLLCRPVCRPACCLPTSSCCASSCQPSCCRPASCVSLLCRPACSRLACCGLCSGQKSSC; the protein is encoded by the exons ATGGCCGCctccaccatgtctgtctgctctGAAGCTTGCACCAACTCCTCCTGGCAGGTGGACGACTGCCCAGAGAGCTGCTGTGAGCCCT GCTGCTGTGCCCCAGCCCCCTGCCTGACCCTCGTCTGCACCCCAGTGAGCTGTGTGTCCAGCCCCTGCTGCCAATCTTCCTGTTGCACACCCTCATGCTGCCAGCAGTCTAGCTGCCAGCCAGCTTGCTGCACCTGCTCCCCCTGCCAGCAGTCCTGCTGT CCCTCATGCTGCCAGCCATCCTGCTGTGTGCCTGTCTGCTGCAAGCCTGTCTGCTGCACACCCATCTGCTCTGGATCTTCCTCATGCTGCCAGCAGTCTAGCTGCCAGCCCTCATGCTGCCAGTCCTCCTGCTGCCAGCCATCCTGCTGTGTGCCTGTCTGCTGCAAGCCTGTCTGCTGCACACCCATCtgctctggctcctcctcctgctgccagcCATCCTGCTGTGCTCCTGTCTGCTGCAAGCCCTGCTCCAGCATGTCCCTGCTCTGCCGCCCCGTGTGCAgacctgcctgctgcctgcccacctcctcctgctgtgcctcctcctgccagcccagctgctgccgCCCAGCCTCCTGTGTGTCCCTGCTCTGCCGCCCTGCCTGCTCCCGCCTGGCCTGCTGTGGCCTCTGCTCGGGCCAGAAGTCCAGCTGCTGA
- the LOC110556094 gene encoding keratin-associated protein 10-1-like isoform X3 encodes MAASTMSICSDAHTNSSWQVDDCPESCCEPCCCPSCCAPATCLTLVCTPLSCVSSPCCQSVCCTPSCCQQSSCQPACCTCSPCQQSCCVTLCCKPVCCTPICCGSSSCCQQSSCQPSCCQPSCCVPVCCKPVCCTPICSGSSSCCQPSCCAPVCCKPCSSMSLLCRPVCRPACCLPTSSCCASSCQPSCCRPASCVSLLCRPACSRPTC; translated from the exons ATGGCTGCCTCCACCATGTCTATCTGCTCTGATGCTCACACCAACTCCTCCTGGCAGGTGGACGACTGCCCAGAGAGCTGCTGTGAGCCCTGCTGCTGT cccagctgctgtgCCCCAGCCACCTGCCTGACCCTCGTCTGCACCCCATTGAGCTGTGTGTCCAGCCCCTGCTGCCAGTCTGTCTGCTGCACACCCTCTTGCTGCCAGCAGTCTAGCTGCCAGCCAGCTTGCTGTACCTGCTCCCCCTGCCAGCAGTCCTGCTGTGTGACTCTCTGCTGCAAGCCTGTCTGCTGCACACCCATCTGCTGTGGATCCTCCTCATGCTGCCAGCAGTCTAGCTGCCAGCCCTCATGCTGCCAGCCTTCCTGCTGTGTGCCTGTCTGCTGCAAGCCTGTCTGCTGCACACCCATCtgctctggctcctcctcctgctgccagcCATCCTGCTGTGCTCCTGTCTGCTGCAAGCCCTGCTCCAGCATGTCCCTGCTCTGTCGCCCCGTGTGCAGACCCGCCTGCTGCCTGCCCACCTCCTCCTGCTGTGCCTCCTcctgccagcccagctgctgccgCCCAGCCTCCTGTGTGTCCCTGCTCTGCCGCCCTGCCTGCTCCCGCCCCACTTGCTGA
- the LOC132646065 gene encoding keratin-associated protein 10-11-like isoform X2: MAASTMSVCSEACTNSSWQVDDCPESCCEPSCCVPSCCAPAPCLTLVCTPVSCVSSPCCQSSCCTPSCCQQSSCQPACCTCSPCQQSCCVTLCCKPVCCTPICSGSSSCCQQSSCQSSCCQPSCCQPSCCVPVCCKPVCCTPICSGSSSCCQQSSCQPSCCQSSCCQPSCCVPVCCKPVCCTPICSGSSSCCQPSCCAPVCCKPCSSMSLLCRPVCRPACCLPTSSCCASSCQPSCCRPASCVSLLCRPACSRLACCGLCSGQKSSC, translated from the exons ATGGCCGCctccaccatgtctgtctgctctGAAGCTTGCACCAACTCCTCCTGGCAGGTGGACGACTGCCCAGAGAGCTGCTGTGAGC CCAGCTGCTGTGTCCCCAGCTGCTGTGCCCCAGCCCCCTGCCTGACCCTCGTCTGCACCCCAGTGAGCTGTGTGTCCAGCCCCTGCTGCCAATCTTCCTGTTGCACACCCTCATGCTGCCAGCAGTCTAGCTGCCAGCCAGCTTGCTGCACCTGCTCCCCCTGCCAGCAGTCCTGCTGTGTGACTCTCTGCTGCAAGCCTGTCTGCTGCACACCCATCTGTTCTGGGTCCTCCTCATGCTGCCAGCAGTCTAGCTGCCAGTCCTCATGCTGCCAGCCCTCATGCTGCCAGCCATCCTGCTGTGTGCCTGTCTGCTGCAAGCCTGTCTGCTGCACACCCATCTGCTCTGGATCTTCCTCATGCTGCCAGCAGTCTAGCTGCCAGCCCTCATGCTGCCAGTCCTCCTGCTGCCAGCCATCCTGCTGTGTGCCTGTCTGCTGCAAGCCTGTCTGCTGCACACCCATCtgctctggctcctcctcctgctgccagcCATCCTGCTGTGCTCCTGTCTGCTGCAAGCCCTGCTCCAGCATGTCCCTGCTCTGCCGCCCCGTGTGCAgacctgcctgctgcctgcccacctcctcctgctgtgcctcctcctgccagcccagctgctgccgCCCAGCCTCCTGTGTGTCCCTGCTCTGCCGCCCTGCCTGCTCCCGCCTGGCCTGCTGTGGCCTCTGCTCGGGCCAGAAGTCCAGCTGCTGA
- the LOC132646065 gene encoding keratin-associated protein 10-2-like isoform X9 has translation MAASTMSVCSEACTNSSWQVDDCPESCCEPSCCAPAPCLTLVCTPVSCVSSPCCQSSCCTPSCCQQSSCQPACCTCSPCQQSCCVTLCCKPVCCTPICSGSSSCCQQSSCQSSCCQPSCCQPSCCVPVCCKPVCCTPICSGSSSCCQQSSCQPSCCQSSCCQPSCCPCSSMSLLCRPVCRPACCLPTSSCCASSCQPSCCRPASCVSLLCRPACSRLACCGLCSGQKSSC, from the exons ATGGCCGCctccaccatgtctgtctgctctGAAGCTTGCACCAACTCCTCCTGGCAGGTGGACGACTGCCCAGAGAGCTGCTGTGAG CCCAGCTGCTGTGCCCCAGCCCCCTGCCTGACCCTCGTCTGCACCCCAGTGAGCTGTGTGTCCAGCCCCTGCTGCCAATCTTCCTGTTGCACACCCTCATGCTGCCAGCAGTCTAGCTGCCAGCCAGCTTGCTGCACCTGCTCCCCCTGCCAGCAGTCCTGCTGTGTGACTCTCTGCTGCAAGCCTGTCTGCTGCACACCCATCTGTTCTGGGTCCTCCTCATGCTGCCAGCAGTCTAGCTGCCAGTCCTCATGCTGCCAGCCCTCATGCTGCCAGCCATCCTGCTGTGTGCCTGTCTGCTGCAAGCCTGTCTGCTGCACACCCATCTGCTCTGGATCTTCCTCATGCTGCCAGCAGTCTAGCTGCCAGCCCTCATGCTGCCAGTCCTCCTGCTGCCAGCCATCCTGCTGT CCCTGCTCCAGCATGTCCCTGCTCTGCCGCCCCGTGTGCAgacctgcctgctgcctgcccacctcctcctgctgtgcctcctcctgccagcccagctgctgccgCCCAGCCTCCTGTGTGTCCCTGCTCTGCCGCCCTGCCTGCTCCCGCCTGGCCTGCTGTGGCCTCTGCTCGGGCCAGAAGTCCAGCTGCTGA
- the LOC110556094 gene encoding keratin-associated protein 10-1-like isoform X4 — translation MAASTMSICSDAHTNSSWQVDDCPESCCEPCCCAPTTCLTLVCTPLSCVSSPCCQSVCCTPSCCQQSSCQPACCTCSPCQQSCCVTLCCKPVCCTPICCGSSSCCQQSSCQPSCCQPSCCVPVCCKPVCCTPICSGSSSCCQPSCCAPVCCKPCSSMSLLCRPVCRPACCLPTSSCCASSCQPSCCRPASCVSLLCRPACSRPTC, via the exons ATGGCTGCCTCCACCATGTCTATCTGCTCTGATGCTCACACCAACTCCTCCTGGCAGGTGGACGACTGCCCAGAGAGCTGCTGTGAGCCCTGCTGCTGTGCcccca CCACCTGCCTGACCCTCGTCTGCACCCCATTGAGCTGTGTGTCCAGCCCCTGCTGCCAGTCTGTCTGCTGCACACCCTCTTGCTGCCAGCAGTCTAGCTGCCAGCCAGCTTGCTGTACCTGCTCCCCCTGCCAGCAGTCCTGCTGTGTGACTCTCTGCTGCAAGCCTGTCTGCTGCACACCCATCTGCTGTGGATCCTCCTCATGCTGCCAGCAGTCTAGCTGCCAGCCCTCATGCTGCCAGCCTTCCTGCTGTGTGCCTGTCTGCTGCAAGCCTGTCTGCTGCACACCCATCtgctctggctcctcctcctgctgccagcCATCCTGCTGTGCTCCTGTCTGCTGCAAGCCCTGCTCCAGCATGTCCCTGCTCTGTCGCCCCGTGTGCAGACCCGCCTGCTGCCTGCCCACCTCCTCCTGCTGTGCCTCCTcctgccagcccagctgctgccgCCCAGCCTCCTGTGTGTCCCTGCTCTGCCGCCCTGCCTGCTCCCGCCCCACTTGCTGA
- the LOC132646065 gene encoding keratin-associated protein 10-3-like isoform X10, with translation MAASTMSVCSEACTNSSWQVDDCPESCCEPSCCVPSCCAPAPCLTLVCTPVSCVSSPCCQSSCCTPSCCQQSSCQPACCTCSPCQQSCCVTLCCKPVCCTPICCVPVCCKPVCCTPICSGSSSCCQQSSCQPSCCQSSCCQPSCCPCSSMSLLCRPVCRPACCLPTSSCCASSCQPSCCRPASCVSLLCRPACSRLACCGLCSGQKSSC, from the exons ATGGCCGCctccaccatgtctgtctgctctGAAGCTTGCACCAACTCCTCCTGGCAGGTGGACGACTGCCCAGAGAGCTGCTGTGAGC CCAGCTGCTGTGTCCCCAGCTGCTGTGCCCCAGCCCCCTGCCTGACCCTCGTCTGCACCCCAGTGAGCTGTGTGTCCAGCCCCTGCTGCCAATCTTCCTGTTGCACACCCTCATGCTGCCAGCAGTCTAGCTGCCAGCCAGCTTGCTGCACCTGCTCCCCCTGCCAGCAGTCCTGCTGTGTGACTCTCTGCTGCAAGCCTGTCTGCTGCACACCCAT CTGCTGTGTGCCTGTCTGCTGCAAGCCTGTCTGCTGCACACCCATCTGCTCTGGATCTTCCTCATGCTGCCAGCAGTCTAGCTGCCAGCCCTCATGCTGCCAGTCCTCCTGCTGCCAGCCATCCTGCTGT CCCTGCTCCAGCATGTCCCTGCTCTGCCGCCCCGTGTGCAgacctgcctgctgcctgcccacctcctcctgctgtgcctcctcctgccagcccagctgctgccgCCCAGCCTCCTGTGTGTCCCTGCTCTGCCGCCCTGCCTGCTCCCGCCTGGCCTGCTGTGGCCTCTGCTCGGGCCAGAAGTCCAGCTGCTGA
- the LOC132646065 gene encoding keratin-associated protein 10-8-like isoform X6 has protein sequence MAASTMSVCSEACTNSSWQVDDCPESCCEPCSCVSSCCVPSCCAPAPCLTLVCTPVSCVSSPCCQSSCCTPSCCQQSSCQPACCTCSPCQQSCCVTLCCKPVCCTPICSGSSSCCQQSSCQSSCCQPSCCQPSCCVPVCCKPVCCTPICSGSSSCCQQSSCQPSCCQSSCCQPSCCPCSSMSLLCRPVCRPACCLPTSSCCASSCQPSCCRPASCVSLLCRPACSRLACCGLCSGQKSSC, from the exons ATGGCCGCctccaccatgtctgtctgctctGAAGCTTGCACCAACTCCTCCTGGCAGGTGGACGACTGCCCAGAGAGCTGCTGTGAGCCCTGCA GCTGTGTCTCCAGCTGCTGTGTCCCCAGCTGCTGTGCCCCAGCCCCCTGCCTGACCCTCGTCTGCACCCCAGTGAGCTGTGTGTCCAGCCCCTGCTGCCAATCTTCCTGTTGCACACCCTCATGCTGCCAGCAGTCTAGCTGCCAGCCAGCTTGCTGCACCTGCTCCCCCTGCCAGCAGTCCTGCTGTGTGACTCTCTGCTGCAAGCCTGTCTGCTGCACACCCATCTGTTCTGGGTCCTCCTCATGCTGCCAGCAGTCTAGCTGCCAGTCCTCATGCTGCCAGCCCTCATGCTGCCAGCCATCCTGCTGTGTGCCTGTCTGCTGCAAGCCTGTCTGCTGCACACCCATCTGCTCTGGATCTTCCTCATGCTGCCAGCAGTCTAGCTGCCAGCCCTCATGCTGCCAGTCCTCCTGCTGCCAGCCATCCTGCTGT CCCTGCTCCAGCATGTCCCTGCTCTGCCGCCCCGTGTGCAgacctgcctgctgcctgcccacctcctcctgctgtgcctcctcctgccagcccagctgctgccgCCCAGCCTCCTGTGTGTCCCTGCTCTGCCGCCCTGCCTGCTCCCGCCTGGCCTGCTGTGGCCTCTGCTCGGGCCAGAAGTCCAGCTGCTGA
- the LOC132646065 gene encoding keratin-associated protein 10-11-like isoform X4, whose translation MAASTMSVCSEACTNSSWQVDDCPESCCEPCCAPAPCLTLVCTPVSCVSSPCCQSSCCTPSCCQQSSCQPACCTCSPCQQSCCVTLCCKPVCCTPICSGSSSCCQQSSCQSSCCQPSCCQPSCCVPVCCKPVCCTPICSGSSSCCQQSSCQPSCCQSSCCQPSCCVPVCCKPVCCTPICSGSSSCCQPSCCAPVCCKPCSSMSLLCRPVCRPACCLPTSSCCASSCQPSCCRPASCVSLLCRPACSRLACCGLCSGQKSSC comes from the exons ATGGCCGCctccaccatgtctgtctgctctGAAGCTTGCACCAACTCCTCCTGGCAGGTGGACGACTGCCCAGAGAGCTGCTGTGAGCC CTGCTGTGCCCCAGCCCCCTGCCTGACCCTCGTCTGCACCCCAGTGAGCTGTGTGTCCAGCCCCTGCTGCCAATCTTCCTGTTGCACACCCTCATGCTGCCAGCAGTCTAGCTGCCAGCCAGCTTGCTGCACCTGCTCCCCCTGCCAGCAGTCCTGCTGTGTGACTCTCTGCTGCAAGCCTGTCTGCTGCACACCCATCTGTTCTGGGTCCTCCTCATGCTGCCAGCAGTCTAGCTGCCAGTCCTCATGCTGCCAGCCCTCATGCTGCCAGCCATCCTGCTGTGTGCCTGTCTGCTGCAAGCCTGTCTGCTGCACACCCATCTGCTCTGGATCTTCCTCATGCTGCCAGCAGTCTAGCTGCCAGCCCTCATGCTGCCAGTCCTCCTGCTGCCAGCCATCCTGCTGTGTGCCTGTCTGCTGCAAGCCTGTCTGCTGCACACCCATCtgctctggctcctcctcctgctgccagcCATCCTGCTGTGCTCCTGTCTGCTGCAAGCCCTGCTCCAGCATGTCCCTGCTCTGCCGCCCCGTGTGCAgacctgcctgctgcctgcccacctcctcctgctgtgcctcctcctgccagcccagctgctgccgCCCAGCCTCCTGTGTGTCCCTGCTCTGCCGCCCTGCCTGCTCCCGCCTGGCCTGCTGTGGCCTCTGCTCGGGCCAGAAGTCCAGCTGCTGA